The Terriglobia bacterium genome has a window encoding:
- a CDS encoding tetratricopeptide repeat protein gives MAKKILLSISVLICAICAFGQSPVEIRSAGEQKIANGETAESAKRWALYGATRTALLEASARLQAFDEVTALKLTPAQVNAFTMTIVEPQEQPPQAAAAKGVVHVDVLARLDLPAAANRLRRLRKDQEAANALTETWKEMEELHRQLVEPAGSKTSQERQILLTKLQVKLMAAQVTAALAKTEESLTSARIPLPDGKARAKRIAEAAIATAPDFPDAHYAMGDVLTDADDGEPAEAEYRKALAADSSSAAGHIKLAGAMRVEGKLPEAVTELREALRLDPNSVLAHSDLGLILAAQQNNADAMTEYHEAIRLDRDWIDAHNNLAIALARQRRIPEAVIEFREIVRIDPDSAMGYYNLGIALADMEKDAESAEALREAVRINPNHYNAHFDLGELFRLESKFDEAVKQFKEYLRLAPDNPQTQRSIKRAKDFIQAHENQ, from the coding sequence ATGGCGAAAAAGATCCTCCTCTCCATCTCTGTCCTGATTTGCGCAATTTGCGCTTTCGGTCAGTCACCAGTTGAGATTCGATCGGCCGGCGAACAGAAGATTGCGAATGGCGAGACAGCCGAATCGGCAAAGCGGTGGGCTCTTTATGGCGCGACGAGGACTGCTCTATTGGAAGCCTCAGCCAGGCTCCAGGCATTCGACGAGGTGACAGCTCTCAAACTCACGCCGGCTCAAGTCAACGCATTCACCATGACGATAGTCGAACCGCAGGAACAGCCGCCTCAGGCTGCGGCAGCAAAAGGAGTAGTGCATGTCGATGTTCTCGCGCGCCTGGATCTTCCCGCCGCCGCGAACCGCTTGCGGAGACTGCGTAAAGATCAGGAAGCCGCAAACGCGCTGACCGAAACCTGGAAAGAGATGGAGGAATTACATCGGCAACTGGTGGAACCAGCGGGTTCCAAAACGTCTCAGGAACGGCAGATCCTTCTGACGAAGCTTCAGGTGAAGCTCATGGCCGCACAAGTCACTGCAGCGCTGGCCAAGACCGAAGAAAGTCTTACTTCGGCGCGCATCCCCTTGCCGGACGGCAAAGCTCGCGCCAAGAGGATTGCGGAGGCAGCGATCGCGACGGCTCCAGATTTTCCGGACGCGCATTACGCAATGGGCGACGTTTTGACCGATGCAGACGATGGCGAGCCGGCTGAAGCAGAATACCGGAAGGCGCTGGCGGCGGACTCATCCTCCGCCGCGGGCCATATCAAGCTGGCCGGCGCTATGCGGGTCGAAGGGAAACTTCCCGAAGCCGTCACAGAACTGCGAGAAGCGCTGCGATTGGATCCGAACTCCGTCTTAGCTCACAGCGATCTTGGTCTGATTCTGGCAGCTCAACAGAACAACGCCGACGCGATGACCGAATACCACGAGGCGATCCGCCTGGATCGCGACTGGATCGATGCTCATAACAACCTCGCTATCGCTCTCGCGCGGCAGCGGCGTATCCCTGAAGCCGTCATCGAGTTTCGCGAAATCGTCCGGATCGATCCGGATTCCGCAATGGGCTACTACAATCTCGGAATCGCGCTGGCCGATATGGAAAAGGATGCGGAATCCGCCGAGGCTCTGCGCGAGGCGGTTCGGATTAATCCGAACCATTACAACGCCCACTTCGACCTCGGCGAACTGTTCCGCTTGGAGAGCAAGTTTGACGAGGCCGTAAAGCAGTTCAAGGAATATCTTCGCCTGGCACCGGACAACCCCCAAACCCAGCGAAGTATCAAACGGGCCAAAGACTTCATTCAGGCCCACGAGAATCAGTAA
- a CDS encoding ankyrin repeat domain-containing protein, which yields MKQKLLLSFGLLALLLPLAAAGAGAGSSVAADAVMNRDFAGLPKLIVQHADVNARQNDGSTALHWAAHWDNVEAADMLIKAGADPAASNRLGATPLFIAAESGSPAMVSKLLAAGVDPNAPFLSNGETALMVASRSGDIEKVKLLLDAKANLEAKETLRGTTALIWAAEQNHADVVTLLLSRGANPKAASKVSAGAGRRGGDDDAEDPGSAPAASANAKGGVTALMEATRERGLDTIKALIEGGAPINQQSGNGTTALIVALQNGDAATAKALIERGADVKIANAKGWTPLFLAEKARTRETGTVPNPVIDNAALLDVIHLIVEKGADVNARIKAGSELYGATSWLKDSGATAFLRASYCADLEVMKYLLAHGADPKITTDDGTTALMALSGVGYGDGFTKDFGTPDETFEALKILVDSGIPINAANKDHVTALHGAAHKNFVRGIQYLVDHGADLTAVSQFTAGTFIRTGSKGQSVLDWATGVMVNMQSSSYKTEAVELVTRLMKEHGIPVERLTTTKGGLNAATP from the coding sequence ATGAAGCAGAAACTGTTATTGAGCTTCGGATTGCTGGCGTTGCTCCTTCCCCTCGCCGCTGCAGGCGCCGGGGCTGGGAGCAGCGTCGCGGCCGACGCCGTCATGAATCGTGATTTTGCCGGTCTCCCAAAACTGATCGTCCAGCACGCGGACGTAAACGCCCGGCAGAATGACGGCAGCACGGCGCTTCACTGGGCGGCGCACTGGGATAACGTCGAAGCAGCGGACATGCTGATCAAGGCGGGCGCCGATCCCGCGGCGTCCAACCGGCTGGGCGCCACACCGTTGTTTATCGCCGCGGAAAGCGGTTCTCCGGCTATGGTCTCAAAGCTTCTCGCCGCCGGCGTGGATCCCAACGCGCCTTTTCTTTCCAACGGCGAGACGGCGCTGATGGTGGCCTCGCGCTCGGGCGACATCGAAAAGGTCAAGCTGCTGCTGGACGCCAAAGCGAACCTCGAAGCCAAGGAGACACTGCGAGGAACGACTGCCCTGATCTGGGCGGCCGAACAAAACCATGCCGATGTCGTCACCCTCCTGCTTTCCCGCGGCGCAAATCCCAAGGCCGCGTCGAAGGTCTCCGCCGGCGCCGGGCGCCGCGGCGGTGATGACGACGCCGAGGATCCCGGATCCGCGCCCGCGGCGAGCGCCAATGCCAAAGGCGGCGTCACGGCCCTCATGGAGGCGACAAGGGAAAGGGGCCTGGACACCATAAAAGCCCTCATCGAGGGCGGCGCTCCCATCAACCAGCAATCCGGCAACGGCACGACAGCATTGATCGTCGCGCTGCAGAACGGCGATGCCGCCACCGCCAAAGCCTTGATTGAGCGCGGCGCCGACGTCAAGATCGCAAACGCCAAAGGCTGGACGCCGTTGTTCCTTGCGGAGAAGGCGCGAACCCGGGAAACGGGCACCGTCCCGAATCCCGTCATAGACAATGCTGCATTGCTCGACGTCATTCACCTGATCGTCGAAAAAGGCGCCGACGTCAATGCCCGCATCAAAGCGGGCTCCGAACTCTACGGCGCCACTTCATGGTTGAAGGATTCCGGGGCCACCGCTTTCCTCCGGGCCTCTTATTGCGCAGACCTGGAGGTCATGAAATATCTGCTGGCACACGGCGCCGACCCTAAGATTACAACCGACGATGGAACGACGGCTTTAATGGCGTTGTCCGGCGTCGGCTACGGCGACGGTTTCACGAAAGATTTCGGCACGCCGGATGAAACATTTGAAGCTTTGAAGATTCTGGTCGATTCCGGAATTCCGATCAACGCCGCCAACAAAGACCACGTGACGGCCTTGCATGGGGCCGCTCACAAGAACTTCGTGCGCGGCATCCAATATCTGGTGGATCACGGAGCCGATCTCACGGCCGTCAGTCAATTCACGGCCGGCACATTTATCCGGACCGGATCGAAGGGACAATCTGTCCTGGACTGGGCCACGGGCGTCATGGTCAACATGCAGTCGTCGAGCTATAAGACCGAGGCGGTCGAACTGGTCACCAGATTGATGAAGGAGCACGGAATTCCTGTAGAGAGACTCACCACGACCAAGGGCGGGCTCAACGCCGCCACACCATAG
- a CDS encoding DUF1552 domain-containing protein: MFNTKQHMSRRTLLRGAGAAIALPFLDAMCPAGTLLARTAAVPAAPRFLGLVSAHGWACTYWHDSNDTDLAPTSGRNIGLGFIHKPLEPFQEQLTIVAGLDATSSMPPPGMTGGDHARLAASMTGAPPSRTGIFLGPSVDQLIAQKYGQNDLLPSLQVGIEDPGSNTGVCGWGYSCSYTNSISWAGATKPLPHEISPQVVFERLYGDGASPEQRLARKKANASILDRVMGRISSVNQTLSPADRSRLNDYLENVREVERRVQLSANAVLEAPDVDVSDGAARSIDEHIKLMWDLQFLAFQANITRVSALLLVRDESSTSYPESGVNTAHHASSHHGEDPVRREDYAKINRYHTKLLANFLQKMKDTPDGDGNMLDNSLVLWTSNMGNANQHSHVNVGSLIVGGASGRHKTGTVRNIVAKGPTSNFLLSLLHMYGIEKESIGDSTATVSLT; this comes from the coding sequence ATGTTCAATACTAAGCAACACATGTCCCGCCGCACACTTCTCCGTGGTGCCGGCGCTGCGATTGCGCTTCCTTTTCTCGATGCCATGTGTCCGGCCGGGACTCTGCTGGCAAGAACCGCGGCCGTTCCCGCGGCGCCGCGGTTTCTTGGTTTGGTGTCTGCCCACGGGTGGGCGTGCACATACTGGCACGATTCGAACGATACGGACCTCGCCCCCACTTCGGGACGCAACATCGGTCTGGGCTTCATCCACAAGCCGCTGGAACCGTTCCAGGAACAGTTGACGATTGTTGCGGGTCTGGACGCCACGTCTTCCATGCCCCCTCCGGGAATGACGGGAGGCGATCATGCCCGCCTTGCCGCATCAATGACGGGAGCGCCGCCGAGCAGGACCGGCATATTTCTGGGCCCCAGTGTCGACCAATTGATCGCGCAGAAGTACGGCCAGAACGACCTGCTGCCTTCACTGCAGGTCGGCATCGAAGATCCCGGTTCGAACACGGGCGTGTGCGGCTGGGGTTACAGTTGCTCATACACGAATTCGATTTCCTGGGCTGGAGCCACCAAGCCGCTGCCGCATGAAATCAGTCCTCAAGTGGTTTTTGAGCGCTTGTATGGCGATGGGGCGTCGCCCGAACAGCGCCTGGCGCGCAAAAAAGCAAATGCGAGCATTCTGGATCGCGTCATGGGCCGCATTTCCTCGGTGAACCAGACGCTGTCACCCGCCGACCGCTCGCGCTTGAACGATTACCTCGAAAATGTGCGTGAAGTCGAGCGCAGGGTGCAGCTGTCGGCCAATGCCGTATTGGAAGCGCCAGACGTGGATGTTTCAGACGGCGCCGCGCGATCCATCGACGAGCACATCAAGCTGATGTGGGATCTGCAGTTCCTGGCCTTCCAGGCCAATATCACGCGCGTTTCCGCGCTGTTGCTGGTGCGTGACGAAAGCTCGACGTCATATCCGGAATCCGGCGTGAACACCGCCCACCATGCTTCGTCGCATCATGGCGAAGATCCGGTCCGGCGTGAAGACTATGCCAAGATCAACCGCTACCATACGAAGCTGCTGGCGAACTTCCTCCAGAAGATGAAGGACACACCCGACGGCGACGGCAACATGCTGGATAACTCGCTGGTACTTTGGACAAGCAACATGGGTAACGCGAATCAGCACAGCCACGTTAACGTCGGGAGCCTGATCGTCGGAGGCGCGAGCGGCCGGCACAAAACCGGTACGGTGCGGAATATCGTCGCAAAGGGCCCGACATCCAACTTTTTGCTGAGCCTGCTGCACATGTACGGCATTGAAAAGGAAAGTATCGGTGACAGCACCGCTACGGTGTCATTGACCTAG
- a CDS encoding DUF1592 domain-containing protein: protein MKSCFSCGIVGSSAGLLLALVTMALVTPSGTRLQAAQAPAAQEAGRERAVLDEYCVSCHNDKAKTGGLSLQGLDVARIGEHAEIGEKIVRKLRAGMMPPPDMKRPDAATYDFLASSLEKRLDLAAAAKPTFTPPGPHRLNRREYANAIHDLLGMEVDPATFLPVDDTSDGFDNIAGALGTSPALVESYVSAAAKISRLALGHEFSTVQKSYVVPSDYSQTRQVEGMSFGTRGGLEVHHFFPADGTYAFNWTPVRSNAGGLHGDAAGEQLELTVDGIRLHVWSVEKEAPRNASDTKYEVRVPVRAGLRTVELAFIGRNLIPSDDFNKYFDRAFHLPGNVNGFTFVPHVNALLITGPYDGLRPEHTGPRDLILLCHPASAAEEAPCARKILSGLAAKAFRRPVTASSLEAVLAEYDAGRKESDFEAGIERGLQMILSDPEFIYRTEAVPAVARNSGPAQSYTISDIELASRLSFFLWSSIPDEELRTIATQGRLRSPGMLEKQVKRMLADPRSQEFMSNFAGQWLQLRNLQSVTRVDDIFPNFDDNLRQDFRTETQMLFESVVREDRNVVDMLNADYTFVDERLAKYYGIPGVYGSRFRRVQLGPELDMRRGLLGQGSMLTVTSNADRTSPVRRGKWVLINILGVIPPDPPPGVPAFKENNSRGPAPATMRDRMEQHRISATCASCHKMMDPIGFALEAFDAAGAYRTTDAGRKLDLTGSLVDGTKFNGPAELRQALLRYSPRFVETLTERLFTYALGRGVKFYDMPAVRKVAANARAHDNRFSLLILGIVESQEFQRNQVPGNAVADSRH, encoded by the coding sequence ATGAAGAGCTGTTTTTCGTGCGGCATTGTCGGTTCGTCGGCAGGCCTTCTATTGGCGCTCGTGACGATGGCGCTGGTCACGCCCTCCGGCACGAGGTTGCAGGCGGCCCAGGCGCCGGCGGCCCAGGAGGCGGGGCGCGAGCGGGCCGTCCTTGATGAATACTGCGTGAGTTGTCACAACGATAAGGCCAAGACAGGCGGGCTCAGTCTGCAGGGTCTCGATGTGGCCAGGATCGGCGAGCATGCGGAAATCGGCGAAAAGATCGTACGCAAGTTGCGCGCGGGGATGATGCCTCCGCCCGACATGAAGCGTCCGGACGCGGCGACTTACGATTTTCTGGCGTCGTCGCTGGAGAAGCGCCTGGATCTTGCCGCAGCCGCGAAGCCGACGTTCACTCCGCCGGGTCCGCACCGGCTGAACCGCCGGGAATACGCCAATGCCATCCACGACCTGCTGGGGATGGAGGTCGATCCGGCCACTTTTCTGCCAGTGGATGACACGAGCGACGGGTTCGACAACATCGCGGGCGCGCTGGGTACCTCGCCCGCTCTGGTTGAATCCTACGTGTCCGCAGCCGCGAAGATCAGCAGGCTGGCGTTGGGGCATGAATTTTCGACAGTGCAGAAGTCATACGTGGTTCCATCGGACTATTCCCAGACCCGGCAGGTTGAAGGGATGTCGTTTGGAACCCGCGGCGGACTGGAGGTCCATCACTTCTTTCCAGCCGACGGAACCTACGCATTCAACTGGACACCGGTGAGATCGAACGCCGGAGGGCTGCACGGCGATGCGGCCGGCGAGCAGTTGGAACTGACCGTGGACGGTATACGGCTGCACGTGTGGAGCGTGGAGAAAGAAGCGCCGCGTAATGCATCAGATACAAAATACGAAGTGCGCGTGCCGGTTCGGGCGGGCCTTCGGACCGTGGAGCTGGCTTTCATCGGACGGAATCTGATCCCCAGCGACGATTTCAACAAGTATTTCGATCGCGCATTCCATTTGCCGGGCAACGTCAATGGGTTCACGTTTGTGCCGCACGTCAACGCATTGCTCATCACTGGGCCTTATGACGGACTTCGTCCGGAGCACACGGGCCCTCGCGATCTCATTCTGCTATGCCATCCCGCCAGCGCAGCTGAAGAGGCGCCGTGCGCCCGGAAGATACTCTCGGGGCTTGCCGCCAAGGCTTTCCGCCGGCCTGTCACAGCATCCAGTCTTGAAGCGGTGCTGGCGGAATACGATGCAGGCCGCAAGGAAAGCGATTTCGAAGCGGGAATCGAACGCGGCCTTCAGATGATCCTCTCCGATCCGGAGTTCATCTACCGGACGGAAGCCGTACCGGCTGTGGCCCGGAATAGCGGTCCCGCTCAATCTTATACGATCAGCGATATCGAGCTTGCTTCGCGCCTCTCCTTTTTCTTGTGGAGCAGCATACCTGATGAAGAGCTTCGAACCATCGCAACCCAGGGCAGGCTGCGCAGTCCAGGGATGCTGGAGAAGCAGGTCAAGCGCATGCTTGCCGATCCCCGATCGCAAGAGTTCATGAGCAACTTTGCCGGTCAATGGCTGCAATTGCGCAACCTCCAATCCGTCACCCGCGTCGACGATATTTTTCCGAACTTCGACGATAACCTCCGGCAGGATTTCCGGACCGAAACGCAGATGCTGTTCGAGAGTGTCGTGCGCGAGGACCGGAACGTCGTGGATATGTTGAATGCGGACTACACATTCGTAGACGAAAGACTTGCAAAGTACTACGGGATCCCGGGTGTCTACGGGAGCCGTTTCCGCCGGGTCCAGCTCGGTCCGGAGCTGGATATGCGCCGCGGACTGCTGGGGCAGGGCAGCATGCTTACCGTCACATCGAATGCGGACAGGACTTCACCAGTCCGGCGCGGGAAGTGGGTGCTGATCAATATCCTCGGCGTGATTCCGCCGGATCCGCCGCCCGGCGTGCCCGCATTCAAGGAAAACAACTCCAGAGGTCCCGCTCCAGCGACCATGCGGGACCGCATGGAGCAGCACCGGATCAGCGCTACCTGCGCTTCGTGCCACAAAATGATGGATCCCATCGGATTCGCTCTGGAGGCATTCGATGCTGCAGGCGCCTATCGCACGACAGACGCCGGCCGGAAGCTGGATTTGACCGGAAGTCTTGTGGACGGCACGAAATTCAATGGTCCCGCGGAACTGCGGCAGGCACTCCTTCGCTACTCGCCGCGCTTTGTGGAGACCTTGACCGAGCGGTTGTTCACTTACGCTCTTGGCCGCGGCGTGAAATTCTACGACATGCCCGCAGTTCGAAAGGTCGCCGCGAACGCCAGGGCTCATGATAATCGGTTTTCATTGTTGATTCTCGGGATCGTCGAGAGTCAGGAGTTTCAGAGGAATCAGGTTCCAGGTAACGCTGTCGCCGACAGCCGCCATTAG
- a CDS encoding cob(I)yrinic acid a,c-diamide adenosyltransferase, with amino-acid sequence MSIATERGDAGETSLPGGIRISKADLRVEVYGTFDELISSIGFARAICPNANLQELTKSIQRELFKVGSAVATPPESRKPMPVIADEMVQRLTEEVHRIEATEGLLADWSIPGEDPSSAAFDVARTVCRRTERLAVRLAQGGVSIQPNVLRYLNRLSDLLWLCGRLVEVELQINSKLRNDDNKGPRWSRAW; translated from the coding sequence ATGTCCATTGCTACGGAGCGCGGCGATGCGGGCGAAACGAGCCTGCCCGGGGGCATTCGCATTTCGAAGGCGGATCTGCGAGTCGAGGTTTACGGCACATTCGATGAATTGATTTCCTCGATCGGGTTTGCCCGGGCTATTTGCCCGAATGCGAATCTTCAGGAACTCACGAAGTCCATCCAGCGCGAACTGTTCAAAGTGGGCTCGGCCGTGGCCACGCCACCGGAAAGCCGAAAACCGATGCCGGTCATCGCCGATGAAATGGTTCAGCGCCTGACGGAAGAGGTCCATCGGATCGAAGCGACCGAAGGCCTGTTGGCCGACTGGTCGATTCCCGGCGAGGATCCCTCATCTGCAGCCTTTGACGTTGCGCGTACAGTCTGCCGGCGAACCGAACGCCTCGCCGTGCGTCTGGCCCAAGGCGGCGTTTCGATACAGCCCAACGTTCTGCGGTATCTCAACAGACTCTCCGATCTGCTTTGGCTGTGTGGCCGTCTGGTCGAGGTCGAACTCCAGATCAATTCAAAGCTGCGCAACGACGATAACAAAGGACCACGCTGGTCGCGTGCCTGGTAG
- a CDS encoding fibronectin type III domain-containing protein: MSNSTTKLARVAMIFNRLTPDQLVSAGTAAVNGMDGNPKLTAPPIAIADLKGGLQSLSTSVAAAQDGGKTAIAERNKQFRAFVKMLKKEAVYVEDVSGTDPTVITAAGFQVMAGPTPAPPLIKSVVEKLVQDGPGQQKVFVEPQAGTRMLEIQSGEQGPNNTPPASWTTIQAPSARPAPVVSGLTPGKVYVFQARAFGKSGWSEWSDPVIKMTT; encoded by the coding sequence ATGTCCAATTCAACGACTAAACTGGCGCGTGTGGCGATGATTTTCAATCGGCTGACGCCCGATCAACTTGTATCCGCGGGCACGGCCGCGGTGAACGGTATGGATGGCAACCCGAAGCTGACGGCACCGCCGATCGCCATAGCCGACTTGAAAGGCGGGTTGCAGAGTCTCAGCACTTCCGTTGCAGCGGCTCAGGACGGCGGCAAAACTGCCATCGCCGAGAGGAATAAGCAATTCAGGGCGTTTGTAAAGATGCTCAAGAAGGAGGCGGTCTACGTCGAGGACGTCTCGGGTACCGACCCGACGGTGATCACGGCCGCCGGTTTCCAGGTGATGGCGGGCCCGACGCCGGCCCCGCCATTGATCAAATCGGTAGTCGAAAAGCTCGTGCAGGACGGTCCCGGCCAGCAGAAGGTTTTCGTCGAACCTCAAGCCGGCACACGCATGCTCGAAATCCAATCGGGTGAGCAGGGACCGAACAACACGCCGCCGGCGTCCTGGACCACAATACAGGCCCCGAGCGCCCGGCCGGCGCCTGTGGTCAGCGGCCTTACTCCAGGCAAAGTCTACGTTTTCCAGGCTCGCGCTTTTGGAAAATCGGGCTGGAGCGAATGGAGTGATCCGGTCATCAAGATGACGACGTAA
- a CDS encoding metal ABC transporter ATP-binding protein, which produces MASSSLTVHQCFQDMLVGGTMDSILDVHHLSVNFRRRHVLRDLSFKVERGTSLAILGPNGAGKTVLFRSLIGATPFDGTVRWAAGTRIGYVPQKLDLERDIPITGLDFLTARSALARGTRADVSRVLELVGIAPDVVRQPIGVLSGGQFQRLLLAFALLGDPNALLLDEPTAGVDEPGQEQINELVSILQRDHALTVLFISHELTVVTRYATNVLCLSQSAACFGSPRTVLTPKILRDMYGTDVHYHIHDHADGR; this is translated from the coding sequence ATGGCTTCCAGTTCACTCACCGTGCACCAGTGCTTTCAAGATATGCTGGTCGGCGGGACCATGGACAGCATCCTCGATGTACACCACCTCTCTGTGAACTTTCGTCGGCGCCATGTGCTGCGCGACCTGAGCTTCAAGGTCGAACGCGGCACTTCGCTCGCGATTCTCGGGCCGAACGGCGCGGGCAAGACCGTGCTGTTTCGGTCGCTGATTGGTGCGACGCCCTTTGACGGCACGGTGCGCTGGGCCGCCGGCACGCGTATCGGCTATGTGCCTCAGAAGCTGGACCTCGAGCGTGACATCCCGATCACCGGACTCGATTTTCTGACCGCACGCAGCGCGCTCGCGCGTGGCACGCGGGCCGACGTCTCTCGTGTGCTGGAGCTCGTCGGCATTGCCCCCGACGTGGTGAGACAGCCGATAGGCGTGCTCTCGGGCGGCCAGTTCCAACGTTTGCTGCTCGCCTTCGCGCTGCTCGGCGATCCGAACGCGCTGCTGCTCGACGAGCCGACCGCGGGAGTGGACGAGCCGGGGCAGGAACAAATCAACGAGCTTGTCAGCATTCTTCAGCGCGATCACGCGCTTACCGTGCTGTTCATTTCGCACGAGCTCACGGTGGTGACCCGCTACGCCACGAACGTGCTCTGCCTGAGCCAGAGCGCCGCATGCTTTGGTTCGCCACGCACCGTTCTGACGCCGAAAATCCTGCGAGACATGTACGGGACGGACGTGCATTATCACATCCACGATCACGCCGATGGCCGTTGA
- a CDS encoding metal ABC transporter permease, with translation MAVDVLALAVVMAVASGLIGCFAVMRRMSLAADPLSHVALPGIGVALALRIHPIFGAAALLFFGALLVWALEQRTRAATETMIGVVFSAALAVGSMITTGEDLIGALFGTNSALSRPELIFGLVGAVAVIVFIITQRDRLILMLVSTEVARTAGINVGRLNLLYLEAFALTIALGLRYLGVLLMGALIIVPAATAKGLARNLTGMLYMAAGIAVLATVVGTWAAIYLNRPSGPLIVMTATGVFLLSLTREPA, from the coding sequence ATGGCCGTTGATGTATTGGCCCTCGCGGTAGTGATGGCCGTGGCCTCCGGCCTGATCGGTTGCTTTGCCGTGATGCGGCGGATGTCGCTGGCGGCCGATCCGCTTTCGCACGTCGCGCTGCCCGGTATCGGCGTCGCCCTGGCGCTACGGATCCATCCGATCTTCGGCGCCGCGGCGCTGCTGTTCTTCGGCGCGCTCCTGGTGTGGGCGCTCGAGCAACGGACCCGTGCCGCCACCGAAACGATGATCGGCGTTGTCTTTTCCGCGGCGCTGGCTGTCGGAAGCATGATCACCACGGGCGAGGATCTGATAGGGGCGTTGTTCGGCACCAACAGCGCGCTCAGCAGGCCGGAGTTGATCTTCGGCCTCGTCGGCGCGGTAGCAGTGATCGTCTTCATCATTACACAACGGGACAGGCTGATCCTGATGCTCGTGTCGACAGAAGTGGCCCGCACGGCCGGGATCAACGTCGGCCGCCTGAATCTGCTGTATCTTGAAGCATTCGCGCTGACGATTGCGCTCGGGCTGCGCTACCTGGGGGTGCTGTTGATGGGGGCTCTGATTATTGTGCCCGCCGCCACCGCAAAGGGACTGGCACGCAATCTCACAGGCATGCTGTACATGGCGGCCGGTATCGCTGTACTGGCCACCGTCGTCGGTACCTGGGCGGCGATTTACCTCAACCGGCCCAGCGGCCCGCTGATCGTGATGACGGCGACAGGCGTCTTCCTGCTTAGTCTTACACGAGAGCCCGCCTAA